A portion of the Oscillospiraceae bacterium genome contains these proteins:
- the cas2e gene encoding type I-E CRISPR-associated endoribonuclease Cas2e: MTNCPPRLRGDLSKWLCEINTGVYVGNVSSRVRDAVWDRVCQNLKNGQATLVYTAAGEQRMEFRTHNTSWEAVDFDGIKLMRRPLPQTQTEAMDLKPGFSKAAKYQMAQKMAQRTARKPGKNDYTVIDLETTGLHAATDSIVEYGAVRVRDGQPTEEFSALVHLQTPLPAEITQLTGITQSELEGGMDAAAALETFLEFVGKDALVGYNLQFDLEFLRAACTRNQKPILTNRKIDLLPLARRKVIGVANFKLLTLVRHFGLADRVEHRALPDCRLTQRLYAKLNETGTGCN; this comes from the coding sequence ATGACCAACTGCCCGCCCCGCCTGCGCGGCGACCTGTCCAAGTGGCTGTGTGAGATCAACACCGGCGTTTATGTGGGCAATGTGAGCAGCCGCGTCCGGGATGCAGTGTGGGACCGTGTCTGCCAGAACCTGAAAAACGGGCAGGCGACACTGGTCTACACGGCGGCAGGGGAGCAGCGGATGGAGTTCCGCACCCACAACACCAGCTGGGAAGCTGTGGATTTTGACGGCATCAAGCTGATGCGCCGCCCGCTGCCCCAGACGCAGACCGAGGCGATGGACTTGAAACCGGGGTTCAGCAAGGCAGCAAAGTACCAGATGGCACAAAAAATGGCACAGCGGACTGCCCGAAAGCCCGGAAAAAACGATTACACAGTGATCGACCTGGAAACGACCGGCCTGCACGCGGCGACGGACTCGATCGTGGAGTATGGGGCCGTCCGGGTGCGGGACGGGCAGCCGACGGAAGAATTTTCGGCCCTGGTGCACCTGCAAACTCCGCTGCCTGCGGAGATCACGCAATTGACGGGAATCACACAGTCGGAACTGGAAGGCGGGATGGACGCGGCCGCTGCGCTGGAAACATTTCTGGAATTTGTGGGCAAAGATGCTCTGGTGGGGTACAACCTGCAATTTGATCTGGAATTCCTGCGCGCGGCCTGTACGCGAAACCAGAAGCCGATACTGACCAACCGGAAGATCGACCTTTTGCCGCTTGCGCGGCGGAAGGTGATAGGCGTTGCCAACTTTAAGCTGCTCACACTGGTACGGCATTTTGGGCTGGCAGACAGGGTGGAGCACAGGGCCCTGCCCGACTGCCGCCTGACGCAGAGGCTCTATGCAAAACTGAATGAAACAGGCACAGGATGCAACTGA
- the cas1e gene encoding type I-E CRISPR-associated endonuclease Cas1e — protein MNDVPGMIRPDLQALPQVRDRMTFLYLEHCTLGRQDGAITVTDEKGIVQIPAAGISVLLLGPGTRVTHRAMELMGDTGVGAVWVGEHGVRYYAHGRPLTTHSRMLIRQAELVSNHRKHLDVVRKMYQLRFPEEDVSHLTMQQLRGREGSRVRNVYRKASQETGVPWSGRLYRPEDFASGDPVNQALSAAHACLYGLAHAVIVALGCAPGLGFVHVGHECSFVYDIADLYKAEVTIPIAFEVAAQAPEDLPAVVRRRVRDAMVEHHILERMVHDIRWLLLTEEEQTEEPDVVYLWDNKVGAVSNGINYFDREAGEEPS, from the coding sequence ATGAATGATGTGCCGGGCATGATCCGCCCTGATCTGCAGGCGCTGCCGCAGGTCCGGGACCGGATGACCTTTCTGTACCTGGAACACTGCACGCTGGGCCGTCAGGACGGTGCCATCACGGTGACGGATGAAAAGGGTATCGTTCAGATCCCGGCGGCGGGCATTTCGGTGCTGCTGCTCGGCCCCGGCACCCGTGTGACCCACCGTGCCATGGAGCTGATGGGAGACACCGGCGTGGGTGCGGTCTGGGTCGGGGAGCACGGCGTGCGCTATTATGCCCACGGCCGCCCGCTGACCACCCATTCCCGGATGCTCATCCGTCAGGCGGAACTGGTGAGCAACCACCGGAAGCATCTGGATGTGGTGCGCAAAATGTACCAGCTGCGTTTTCCGGAGGAGGACGTCTCCCATCTGACGATGCAGCAGCTGCGCGGCCGGGAGGGCAGCCGTGTGCGGAACGTCTACCGCAAGGCGTCCCAAGAAACCGGCGTGCCGTGGAGCGGGCGGCTGTACCGCCCGGAGGATTTTGCATCCGGGGATCCGGTCAATCAGGCGCTGTCTGCTGCGCATGCCTGCCTGTACGGGCTGGCCCATGCGGTCATTGTGGCGCTGGGGTGTGCGCCGGGGCTGGGATTCGTGCACGTCGGGCATGAGTGCTCTTTCGTGTACGACATTGCCGACCTGTACAAGGCGGAGGTGACCATCCCGATCGCATTTGAGGTGGCGGCGCAGGCCCCGGAGGACCTGCCTGCCGTCGTGCGCCGCCGTGTCCGGGATGCTATGGTGGAGCATCATATTCTGGAACGGATGGTCCACGACATCCGCTGGCTGCTGCTGACCGAAGAGGAACAGACGGAAGAGCCGGATGTGGTTTACCTCTGGGATAATAAGGTCGGTGCGGTGTCAAACGGCATCAATTACTTTGACCGGGAAGCGGGTGAGGAGCCATCGTAG
- the cas6e gene encoding type I-E CRISPR-associated protein Cas6/Cse3/CasE, with product MYLSRAELDPARRSTMIALTSPQKFHGAVENSFSGERRRRLWRLDSLNGKLYLLLLSEELPDLTGLCAQFGTGAAPETRRYEPLLERVTPGSCWQFRLTANPTRTRKDPADPLARGALKPCYLEAEQEQWLLEQAGKHGFALTEGTFQVTRKQTCHFRKNGKRPVTLLAVTYEGILQVTDPEAFREMLCQGIGRGKAYGLGLMTILHGGSSHE from the coding sequence ATGTATTTGTCCCGCGCAGAACTTGACCCCGCCCGCCGCAGTACCATGATCGCACTGACTTCTCCACAGAAGTTCCACGGCGCGGTGGAAAACTCGTTCTCCGGCGAACGACGCCGCAGGCTGTGGCGGCTGGACAGCCTGAACGGAAAACTGTATCTGCTGCTGCTCAGCGAGGAGCTCCCCGACCTGACCGGACTGTGTGCGCAGTTCGGGACGGGTGCCGCACCGGAAACGCGCCGCTACGAGCCGCTGCTGGAACGGGTGACCCCGGGCAGCTGCTGGCAGTTCCGTCTGACGGCAAACCCGACCCGCACCCGGAAAGACCCGGCGGACCCGCTGGCGCGGGGTGCCCTGAAGCCCTGCTATCTGGAAGCGGAGCAGGAACAGTGGCTGCTGGAGCAGGCCGGGAAGCACGGCTTTGCCCTGACGGAGGGCACTTTTCAGGTGACCCGGAAACAGACCTGTCACTTCCGGAAGAACGGAAAGCGGCCGGTCACGTTGCTGGCGGTGACCTATGAGGGCATCCTGCAGGTGACCGACCCGGAAGCGTTCCGGGAGATGCTGTGTCAGGGCATTGGCCGCGGCAAAGCCTACGGCCTTGGCCTGATGACCATCCTGCACGGAGGAAGCAGCCATGAATGA
- the cas5e gene encoding type I-E CRISPR-associated protein Cas5/CasD, with the protein MATLLLRLAAPLQSWGSDSKFETRKTDREPTKSGVVGLLAAALGLRRDDTEGLARLNGLRFAVRADQEGSLLVDFHTAKSRDTSYVTYRHYLQDAVFLAGLESGDEALLRELEAALRHPVYPLYLGRRSCPPTLPLCLGIRQGSLLDVLRTEPMQGRKPETGKLRIVADADPADPAAVPRQDLPMSFSPVHRQYGFRPVREWRLDRPEMPEPTEHDPMAELQN; encoded by the coding sequence ATGGCGACCTTATTGCTTCGGCTGGCTGCACCCCTGCAGTCCTGGGGTTCGGACTCCAAGTTTGAGACCCGCAAGACCGACCGGGAACCCACCAAGAGCGGCGTGGTCGGCCTGTTGGCGGCGGCGCTGGGGCTGCGCCGGGACGACACGGAGGGCCTTGCCCGGCTGAACGGCCTGCGCTTTGCCGTGCGGGCAGACCAGGAGGGCAGCCTGCTGGTGGATTTTCACACCGCCAAAAGCCGGGACACCTCCTATGTGACCTACCGCCACTATCTGCAGGACGCCGTTTTTCTGGCAGGGCTGGAAAGCGGGGACGAAGCTCTGCTGCGGGAGCTGGAAGCGGCTCTGCGGCACCCGGTCTACCCGCTGTATCTGGGGCGGCGCTCCTGCCCACCCACCCTGCCGCTCTGTCTGGGCATCCGGCAGGGGAGCCTGCTGGACGTCCTCCGGACGGAACCCATGCAGGGACGAAAACCGGAAACAGGGAAGCTGCGCATCGTGGCCGACGCCGACCCGGCAGACCCTGCAGCAGTGCCCCGGCAGGATCTGCCGATGTCCTTCAGCCCGGTGCACCGGCAGTACGGGTTCCGCCCGGTGCGGGAATGGCGGCTGGACCGGCCGGAAATGCCGGAACCGACGGAGCACGACCCCATGGCGGAATTGCAGAATTGA
- the cas7e gene encoding type I-E CRISPR-associated protein Cas7/Cse4/CasC, translating to MDTKRLYVDFHVLQTVPPSCVNRDDTGSPKTAVYGGAVRARVSSQAWKHAMRVMFTGEMSDAVETGYRTKKGTDLVAKQIKALAPDADAFKMTQEIFKMLKIKADEDGTKALFFLSDAQAKALAKLAVEGCKDKNRYKEALKEAPSADMALFGRMVADDPSLNYDAAAQVAHSISTHTVQNEFDYFTAVDDCAPEDNAGAGHLGTVEYNSATLYRYATVNVLELVRTLGAEQAAQTVRAFGEAFIRSMPTGKQNSFANRTLPDAVYVTLRQDQPVNLCGAFEKPVRKSEEGYAEPSKMALKQYAKELYNTFAEAPEQSFTVGTGLEELAQPMPLNTMLAVLEKAVEEKLSGNEV from the coding sequence ATGGATACCAAACGCCTGTATGTTGATTTTCATGTTCTGCAGACCGTGCCGCCCAGCTGCGTCAACCGCGACGACACCGGCAGCCCCAAGACCGCTGTCTATGGCGGGGCCGTCCGTGCCCGGGTGTCCTCGCAGGCGTGGAAGCACGCCATGCGCGTGATGTTCACCGGGGAAATGAGCGATGCAGTTGAGACCGGTTACCGCACCAAGAAGGGCACGGATCTGGTGGCAAAGCAGATCAAAGCCCTTGCTCCGGATGCGGATGCCTTCAAGATGACACAGGAAATCTTTAAGATGCTGAAGATCAAGGCTGACGAGGATGGCACCAAAGCATTGTTCTTCCTGAGCGATGCACAGGCAAAGGCGCTGGCAAAGCTGGCGGTGGAAGGCTGCAAGGACAAGAATCGGTATAAGGAGGCTTTGAAAGAAGCTCCCTCTGCGGACATGGCGCTGTTTGGCCGCATGGTGGCAGATGACCCGTCGCTGAACTACGACGCTGCCGCACAGGTGGCCCACAGCATCTCCACCCACACCGTGCAGAACGAGTTCGACTATTTCACCGCCGTGGACGACTGTGCTCCGGAGGACAACGCCGGTGCCGGGCATCTGGGCACGGTGGAATACAATTCCGCCACCCTGTACCGCTATGCGACGGTCAATGTTCTGGAGCTGGTGCGCACGCTGGGCGCAGAGCAGGCGGCACAGACAGTCCGGGCGTTCGGTGAGGCGTTCATCCGCTCCATGCCCACCGGCAAGCAGAACAGTTTTGCCAACCGCACCCTGCCGGATGCCGTTTACGTCACCCTGCGGCAGGACCAGCCGGTGAACCTCTGCGGTGCCTTTGAAAAGCCGGTGCGCAAGAGCGAAGAAGGCTATGCAGAACCGTCCAAGATGGCGCTGAAACAGTATGCAAAGGAACTCTACAATACCTTTGCAGAGGCACCGGAGCAGAGCTTTACGGTGGGTACCGGGCTGGAAGAACTGGCACAGCCCATGCCGCTGAACACCATGCTGGCGGTACTGGAAAAAGCCGTAGAGGAGAAGCTGTCCGGGAATGAGGTGTGA
- the casB gene encoding type I-E CRISPR-associated protein Cse2/CasB produces the protein MKTNEVKACVTRQLRRLQILPEPQRRAELAELRRGVGRQPGDLPALWGALLADMPEQLQGSNGPSKAEWAVYTALTLFALHQQGEAGVSMNQPGRTLGGAVRQLAEKTAAGQDWTESSVLRRFNALATADSMPEVSHHLRGMIQLLRREGIPLDYPQLAEDLYQYQFVDGAPNVRLRWGRDLYASPTEKTKENEKEN, from the coding sequence ATGAAAACCAATGAGGTGAAAGCCTGCGTGACCAGGCAGCTGCGTCGGCTGCAAATTTTGCCGGAGCCGCAGAGACGGGCCGAGCTTGCCGAGCTGCGCCGGGGCGTGGGGCGTCAGCCCGGAGACCTGCCGGCGTTGTGGGGCGCTCTGCTGGCCGACATGCCGGAGCAGCTGCAGGGCAGCAATGGCCCGTCAAAGGCGGAATGGGCCGTCTATACGGCGTTGACCCTGTTTGCCCTGCACCAGCAGGGGGAAGCCGGTGTTTCCATGAACCAGCCGGGCAGAACGCTGGGCGGTGCAGTGCGGCAGCTGGCCGAAAAAACGGCTGCCGGGCAGGACTGGACCGAGAGCAGCGTGCTCCGGCGGTTCAACGCACTGGCAACGGCGGATTCCATGCCGGAAGTCTCGCACCACCTGCGCGGGATGATCCAGCTGCTGCGGCGGGAAGGGATCCCGCTGGATTATCCGCAGCTGGCCGAGGATCTGTATCAATACCAGTTTGTGGACGGTGCGCCGAATGTCCGTTTGCGGTGGGGCCGGGACCTTTATGCGAGCCCCACGGAGAAAACCAAAGAGAACGAAAAGGAGAATTGA
- the casA gene encoding type I-E CRISPR-associated protein Cse1/CasA: METMEFNLLQEPWVRVRTQDCTVQEVSLTDALLHAHAYVDLAGEMPTQDAAMLRLQLAVLHTVFSRVDGNGVPAPFEEPRDALQRWGELWQLGHFPEQPIRDYLDKWQDRFWLFHPERPFWQVPEAKIGTEYTASKLNGELSESSNKLRLFSACTGAGKNGLSYAQAARWLLSVNGYDDTSAKPKGKGLPSVGAGWLGKLGYLQAQGKNLFETLMLNLTFLQDGRELWEEDRPCWELDVPRSAERTEIALPDNPAQLLTLQSRRLLLCRKGQTVTGFTLLGGDFFPRENAFAEQMTVWRDPDPKKSKKTGTPTFVPSRHDPSRQFWREFPAVFCDKGESVRKPGIVRWIEALQSSTPRQLDRRRMICFRISGMKYGDKDFFVNDAFSDSLTFQAELLEGLAKNWRKRITTEIGSCEQAARIVDCLAQNLALAAGDKNDTGAEAARAQFYFAVDQPFRRWLQSIDPETDEPVEKAAEWQVQAYRLAAELGRQMVEQAGTAAFIGHRVPDKKNPEKSYLYTAPKAYNSFLYDLRKLYPKQDEGGTE, from the coding sequence ATGGAGACGATGGAGTTTAACCTGCTGCAGGAACCGTGGGTCCGGGTGCGGACACAGGACTGCACTGTGCAGGAAGTCTCGCTGACCGACGCACTGCTCCATGCACACGCGTATGTGGACCTTGCGGGCGAGATGCCCACGCAGGACGCCGCCATGCTGCGGCTGCAGCTGGCGGTGCTGCACACCGTGTTCTCCCGCGTGGATGGGAACGGTGTACCGGCACCGTTTGAAGAACCCCGGGATGCTCTGCAGCGCTGGGGCGAATTGTGGCAGTTGGGGCACTTCCCGGAACAGCCAATCCGGGATTACCTGGACAAATGGCAGGACCGCTTCTGGCTGTTCCACCCGGAGCGCCCCTTCTGGCAGGTGCCGGAAGCGAAAATCGGTACGGAATACACGGCCTCCAAACTGAACGGTGAGCTTTCAGAGAGCAGCAACAAGCTGCGTCTGTTCTCGGCCTGTACGGGTGCAGGAAAAAACGGTCTGAGCTATGCGCAGGCGGCACGCTGGCTGCTGAGCGTGAATGGCTACGATGATACTTCGGCCAAACCCAAAGGCAAGGGACTGCCTTCGGTGGGAGCCGGTTGGCTGGGCAAGCTGGGGTATCTTCAGGCGCAGGGCAAAAATCTGTTTGAGACCCTGATGCTGAACCTGACCTTTTTACAGGACGGCAGAGAGCTGTGGGAAGAGGACCGTCCGTGCTGGGAGCTGGATGTGCCCCGCAGCGCAGAACGAACAGAGATCGCATTGCCGGACAACCCGGCCCAGCTGCTGACACTGCAGTCCCGGCGGCTGCTGCTCTGCCGGAAAGGACAGACGGTGACGGGCTTCACCCTGCTGGGCGGCGATTTCTTCCCGCGGGAGAATGCCTTTGCGGAGCAGATGACCGTCTGGCGCGACCCGGACCCCAAAAAGAGCAAAAAGACCGGAACCCCCACTTTTGTGCCCAGTCGGCATGACCCGTCCCGGCAGTTCTGGCGGGAGTTCCCGGCGGTGTTCTGTGATAAGGGCGAATCGGTGCGCAAGCCCGGCATCGTCCGCTGGATCGAAGCACTTCAGAGTAGCACCCCCCGACAACTGGATCGCCGCAGAATGATCTGCTTCCGGATCAGCGGCATGAAGTATGGGGACAAGGATTTCTTCGTGAACGATGCATTCAGCGACAGCCTGACATTTCAGGCAGAACTGCTGGAGGGTTTGGCAAAAAACTGGCGAAAACGGATCACGACCGAAATCGGCAGCTGTGAGCAGGCTGCACGGATCGTGGATTGTCTGGCACAGAACCTGGCCCTTGCGGCAGGGGACAAGAACGACACCGGTGCCGAAGCCGCCCGCGCGCAGTTCTATTTTGCGGTCGATCAGCCGTTCCGGCGGTGGCTGCAGAGCATTGACCCGGAGACGGATGAACCGGTCGAGAAGGCGGCCGAGTGGCAGGTGCAGGCATACCGGCTTGCGGCAGAATTGGGCAGACAGATGGTGGAGCAGGCGGGGACCGCGGCATTCATCGGGCATCGCGTTCCGGATAAAAAGAATCCGGAAAAGAGTTATCTGTATACGGCACCCAAAGCCTATAACAGCTTTCTATATGACCTGCGGAAGCTGTACCCGAAACAGGATGAAGGAGGGACAGAATGA
- the cas3 gene encoding CRISPR-associated helicase Cas3', translated as MKRPERSCKVRRFAGKTDPDNSSLWLPLWMHLRDTAGIMRFLVQQWLPESVRQNLDLDEELLTRTVVFLGWVHDIGKITLAFAGPIMSLLPEAKQRLEEDTELRWNEQERKFSHHALAGEAILRELGCPEGVASVVGAHHGKPQEANNVLDQLEDGVYETNYWPKGRKTFWWSCWQELFDHALQESGFSDVKELPELSVPTELLLTGLLIMADWIASNPRYFPLIPVEELGDESLYPARTERAWQKFAPTLPWEVQEAAADPAEFRERFGFLPNEVQQAMLEAVNNAQEPGIFILEAQMGVGKTEAALAAAEVLAQRCGEGGIFFGLPTQATANGIFGRLLDWAQKQSDGLEHSIRLAHGMAQLNADYLKLQQEPVPVEDDADDPEERVMVHQWFQGSKQALLANFVIGTVDQLLMAALQQKHVMLRHLGLAGKVVVIDECHAYDAYMNCYLDRALNWLGEYRVPVILLSATLPAKRRTELVTAYLNRKTLPDAPWKTCRGYPLLTWTDGKQVQQTGIPLHTPPRRVTMESLTEEHLPEMLQNALREGGCAGVIVNTVRKAQDLATRLREELPEFEVLVFHAQFLMPDRAEKEQRLMERIGKRSTPAQRDQLIVVGTQVLEQSLDIDFDYMITELCPMDLLLQRIGRLHRHPGRARPQPVQEARCAVLDTGTEEFDEGSAAIYGEWLLGRTRKLLPQEVQLPADIARLVQDTYGWEPDCLPADPQSTAARREYELEQAKKQRSAKAFAISSPRACGDALDDWMNEVGATSDAGARAAVRDGDPSIEVLVMMQDSSGNVRFLPGEGEAAGPCVAVDQPPQPEEALQIARQRLRLPGYFSKRWSVQQTIDELEAETRKHFAAWQLSPLLRGELVLLLDERRTAPLAGQVLHYDRENGLTYQKEDEDGDDGV; from the coding sequence ATGAAACGACCGGAACGATCCTGCAAGGTACGGCGTTTTGCAGGCAAAACAGACCCGGATAACAGCAGTTTGTGGCTGCCGCTCTGGATGCATCTGCGGGACACAGCAGGCATTATGCGGTTTCTGGTGCAGCAGTGGCTGCCGGAAAGTGTGCGGCAGAACCTGGACCTGGACGAGGAACTGCTGACCCGGACTGTCGTTTTTCTGGGGTGGGTCCACGATATCGGGAAAATCACGCTGGCCTTTGCCGGCCCGATCATGAGCCTGCTGCCGGAGGCAAAACAGCGGTTGGAGGAGGATACCGAGCTCCGCTGGAACGAGCAGGAAAGGAAATTTTCCCACCATGCGCTGGCAGGGGAGGCGATCCTGCGGGAGCTGGGCTGCCCGGAAGGGGTGGCCTCGGTCGTGGGGGCACACCACGGCAAGCCGCAGGAGGCAAATAATGTTCTGGACCAGCTGGAGGATGGAGTGTACGAAACAAATTACTGGCCCAAAGGACGGAAAACATTCTGGTGGAGCTGCTGGCAGGAACTGTTCGATCACGCCCTGCAGGAAAGCGGATTTTCTGACGTGAAAGAGCTGCCGGAGCTGTCGGTCCCGACGGAACTCCTTCTGACCGGCCTGCTCATCATGGCGGACTGGATCGCCAGCAATCCCCGGTATTTCCCGCTGATCCCGGTAGAGGAACTGGGCGACGAGAGCCTTTATCCGGCCCGCACGGAACGGGCATGGCAGAAATTCGCGCCGACCCTTCCCTGGGAAGTGCAGGAGGCCGCGGCGGACCCGGCGGAGTTCCGGGAGCGGTTCGGCTTTCTTCCGAACGAAGTGCAGCAGGCTATGCTGGAGGCTGTGAACAACGCACAGGAACCGGGCATTTTTATTCTGGAAGCCCAGATGGGCGTGGGCAAAACCGAGGCCGCGCTGGCAGCGGCGGAGGTTCTGGCACAGCGCTGCGGGGAGGGCGGCATCTTCTTTGGTCTGCCGACCCAGGCCACCGCCAACGGTATTTTTGGGCGGCTGCTGGACTGGGCGCAGAAACAGTCGGACGGGCTGGAACACTCCATCCGGCTGGCGCACGGCATGGCGCAGCTGAATGCGGACTATTTGAAATTGCAGCAGGAGCCGGTGCCGGTGGAGGATGACGCCGACGACCCGGAGGAACGGGTGATGGTGCACCAGTGGTTTCAGGGCAGCAAACAGGCGCTTCTGGCCAACTTTGTCATTGGCACGGTGGATCAGCTGCTGATGGCGGCCTTGCAGCAGAAGCATGTGATGCTGCGGCATCTCGGCCTGGCGGGCAAGGTGGTGGTGATCGACGAGTGTCATGCTTACGACGCCTACATGAACTGTTATCTGGACCGGGCACTGAACTGGCTGGGAGAGTACCGGGTGCCGGTGATCCTGCTTTCGGCCACACTGCCCGCCAAGCGGCGCACCGAACTTGTGACCGCATATCTCAACCGGAAAACGCTGCCGGATGCACCCTGGAAAACCTGCCGCGGCTACCCGCTGCTGACCTGGACCGATGGAAAACAGGTGCAGCAAACCGGCATTCCGCTGCACACACCGCCGCGCCGGGTGACGATGGAATCCCTGACGGAGGAACATCTGCCGGAAATGCTGCAGAATGCCCTGCGGGAGGGTGGCTGTGCAGGCGTGATCGTCAACACGGTGCGGAAAGCGCAGGACCTTGCGACCCGCCTGCGAGAAGAGCTGCCGGAATTTGAAGTGCTTGTGTTCCACGCACAATTCCTGATGCCTGACCGCGCCGAAAAGGAACAACGCCTGATGGAGCGCATCGGCAAGCGCTCGACCCCGGCGCAGCGCGACCAACTGATCGTGGTGGGTACGCAGGTGCTCGAGCAGTCACTGGATATCGATTTCGATTATATGATTACGGAACTGTGCCCGATGGACCTGCTGCTGCAGCGTATCGGACGGCTGCACCGGCATCCGGGCCGGGCGCGTCCGCAGCCGGTGCAGGAAGCCCGCTGTGCAGTGCTGGACACCGGGACCGAGGAATTTGACGAGGGCAGTGCAGCCATCTATGGCGAATGGCTGCTCGGACGTACCCGGAAGCTTCTGCCGCAGGAAGTGCAGCTGCCTGCGGATATCGCCCGGCTGGTACAGGACACCTACGGCTGGGAGCCGGACTGCCTGCCCGCAGACCCGCAGAGCACGGCGGCACGGAGAGAATATGAGCTGGAACAGGCCAAGAAGCAGCGCAGCGCCAAGGCCTTTGCCATTTCGTCGCCGAGAGCATGCGGTGATGCGCTGGACGACTGGATGAATGAGGTCGGGGCGACCAGCGACGCCGGTGCCCGCGCCGCTGTGCGCGACGGCGACCCGTCCATTGAAGTGCTGGTCATGATGCAGGACAGCAGCGGCAATGTCCGCTTCCTGCCCGGAGAGGGAGAAGCAGCCGGGCCCTGTGTAGCGGTGGACCAGCCCCCGCAGCCGGAAGAAGCCTTGCAGATCGCGCGGCAGAGGCTGCGTCTGCCGGGGTACTTCAGCAAGCGATGGAGCGTGCAGCAAACCATTGACGAGCTGGAAGCCGAGACCCGGAAGCATTTTGCGGCATGGCAGCTCTCCCCGCTGCTGCGCGGGGAACTGGTCCTGCTGCTGGACGAGCGCCGCACGGCACCCCTTGCCGGGCAGGTGCTGCACTACGACCGTGAGAACGGCCTGACCTATCAGAAGGAGGATGAGGATGGAGACGATGGAGTTTAA
- a CDS encoding XRE family transcriptional regulator, with product MANTRLIEEYIRDSGYKMRHVARALNISESALHSKLQGQTQFKLNEAENLSAMLGMTMSERDACFFDTQNRYERSLAAAERRKPK from the coding sequence ATGGCCAATACCAGACTGATCGAAGAATACATCCGCGACAGCGGCTACAAGATGCGGCATGTGGCCCGCGCGCTGAACATCAGCGAGAGCGCGCTGCACAGCAAACTGCAGGGGCAGACCCAGTTCAAACTGAACGAAGCCGAAAATCTGTCGGCGATGCTGGGAATGACGATGTCGGAGCGGGATGCCTGCTTTTTTGACACCCAGAACCGCTATGAGCGCAGCCTGGCCGCTGCAGAAAGGAGAAAGCCGAAATGA
- a CDS encoding helix-turn-helix domain-containing protein — protein sequence MSELSTRVRLRREELGLSQEQLAQRMGYRSKSSITKLEKGVNDIPQAKLEELAAALETTPAYLLGLDVPCPPPGFEPLPAMAMVPLVGSIACGTPITAEQNIEQYIGVPAAWHADFALTCHGDSMAPTICDGDIVCIRCQPEVEQGEIAAVRIGEEATLKHFHRQGDTVMLLADNAAVCPPMVYTGPQLNEIRIEGRAVGFCRGL from the coding sequence ATGTCCGAACTTTCCACCCGCGTCCGGCTGCGGCGCGAAGAACTGGGCCTCTCGCAGGAGCAACTGGCCCAGCGCATGGGCTACCGCTCCAAATCCTCCATCACCAAGCTGGAAAAAGGGGTCAACGACATCCCGCAGGCAAAGCTGGAAGAGCTGGCCGCAGCGCTGGAGACCACCCCGGCCTATCTGCTGGGGCTGGACGTGCCTTGCCCGCCGCCGGGCTTTGAGCCGCTGCCCGCCATGGCCATGGTGCCGCTGGTGGGCTCCATCGCCTGCGGCACCCCCATCACCGCCGAGCAGAACATCGAGCAGTACATCGGCGTTCCGGCGGCGTGGCACGCTGACTTTGCACTGACCTGCCACGGCGACAGCATGGCTCCCACCATCTGCGACGGTGACATCGTCTGCATCCGCTGCCAGCCGGAGGTGGAGCAGGGCGAGATCGCCGCGGTGCGCATCGGCGAGGAAGCCACCCTCAAACATTTTCACCGGCAGGGCGACACTGTGATGCTGCTGGCCGACAACGCCGCCGTCTGCCCGCCCATGGTCTACACCGGTCCCCAGCTGAACGAGATCCGCATCGAGGGCCGGGCCGTGGGCTTCTGCCGCGGTTTATAA
- a CDS encoding aspartate dehydrogenase has protein sequence MFFSKKKLSASYDPAVQRPALRCSICTGEQVAGFVHPDGHFEDVQLIRTPQELAAFRTRYGIPPETVIEKIY, from the coding sequence ATGTTCTTTTCCAAAAAGAAACTGTCTGCCTCCTACGACCCGGCCGTGCAGCGGCCCGCTTTGCGGTGCAGCATCTGCACCGGGGAGCAGGTGGCCGGTTTTGTGCACCCGGACGGCCATTTTGAGGACGTCCAGCTCATCCGAACCCCGCAGGAACTGGCGGCCTTCCGCACCCGGTACGGCATCCCGCCGGAGACCGTCATCGAAAAAATCTACTGA